A region from the Citrobacter telavivensis genome encodes:
- the oppC gene encoding oligopeptide ABC transporter permease OppC, giving the protein MMLSKKNSDALENFSEKLEVEGRSLWQDARRRFMHNRAAVASLIVLVLIALFVTLAPMLSQFTYFDTDWGMMSSAPDTESGHYFGTDSSGRDLLVRVAIGGRISLMVGIAAALVAVVVGTLYGSLSGYLGGKIDSVMMRLLEILNSFPFMFFVILLVTFFGQNILLIFVAIGMVSWLDMARIVRGQTLSLKRKEFIEAAQVGGVSTGNIVLRHIVPNVLGVVVVYASLLVPSMILFESFLSFLGLGTQEPLSSWGALLSDGANSMEVSPWLLLFPAGFLVVTLFCFNFIGDGLRDALDPKDR; this is encoded by the coding sequence ATGATGTTAAGTAAGAAAAACAGCGACGCGCTGGAGAATTTCAGTGAGAAGCTGGAGGTCGAAGGACGCAGCCTGTGGCAGGATGCACGCCGTCGTTTCATGCATAACCGCGCCGCGGTCGCCAGTCTGATTGTGCTGGTATTGATCGCGCTGTTTGTGACGCTGGCACCCATGCTGTCGCAGTTCACCTACTTCGATACCGACTGGGGAATGATGTCCAGCGCGCCAGATACCGAATCAGGCCACTATTTCGGTACCGACTCCTCTGGACGTGACCTGCTGGTGCGCGTGGCGATTGGCGGGCGGATCTCGCTGATGGTCGGCATCGCCGCCGCGCTGGTAGCCGTGGTGGTGGGCACGCTGTACGGCTCGCTTTCTGGCTATCTGGGCGGAAAAATCGACTCCGTGATGATGCGTCTGCTGGAAATCCTCAACTCCTTCCCGTTTATGTTCTTCGTTATTCTGCTGGTCACCTTCTTCGGACAAAACATTCTGCTGATTTTTGTGGCGATCGGAATGGTCTCCTGGCTGGATATGGCGCGTATTGTGCGTGGGCAGACCCTGAGCCTGAAGCGCAAAGAGTTTATCGAGGCCGCGCAGGTGGGCGGCGTGTCGACCGGCAATATCGTACTGCGTCATATTGTGCCTAACGTGCTGGGCGTGGTGGTGGTGTATGCCTCTTTGCTGGTGCCAAGCATGATCCTGTTTGAATCCTTCCTCAGCTTCCTGGGACTGGGAACGCAGGAGCCGTTGAGCAGTTGGGGCGCATTACTGAGTGATGGCGCCAACTCGATGGAAGTGTCGCCATGGCTACTGCTGTTCCCGGCAGGCTTCCTGGTGGTGACGTTGTTCTGTTTTAACTTTATTGGCGATGGCCTGCGTGATGCCCTCGACCCGAAAGACCGTTAA
- the oppD gene encoding murein tripeptide/oligopeptide ABC transporter ATP binding protein OppD: protein MSVIETASVPFTQQRANALLDVKDLRVTFSTPDGDVTAVNDLNFTLRAGETLGIVGESGSGKSQTAFALMGLLAANGRIGGSATFSGREILNLPERELNKLRAEQISMIFQDPMTSLNPYMRVGEQLMEVLMLHKSMSKAEAFDESVRMLDAVKMPEARKRMKMFPHEFSGGMRQRVMIAMALLCRPKLLIADEPTTALDVTVQAQIMTLLNELKREFNTAIIMITHDLGVVAGICDKVLVMYAGRTMEYGNARDVFYQPVHPYSIGLLNAVPRLDGEGEEMLTIPGNPPNLLRLPKGCPFQPRCPHAMEICSTAPPLEEFSPGRLRACFKPVEDLA from the coding sequence ATGAGCGTAATTGAAACTGCAAGCGTGCCGTTCACGCAGCAAAGGGCTAACGCACTGCTGGACGTAAAAGATCTCCGCGTGACGTTCAGCACTCCGGACGGTGATGTCACCGCAGTGAATGATTTGAACTTTACGCTGCGCGCCGGAGAAACCCTCGGTATCGTGGGGGAGTCCGGTTCAGGCAAATCGCAGACCGCGTTTGCGCTGATGGGGCTGCTGGCCGCCAATGGCCGGATTGGCGGTTCGGCGACCTTCAGCGGACGCGAGATCCTCAATCTGCCGGAGCGTGAACTGAATAAACTGCGCGCCGAACAGATCTCGATGATTTTCCAGGACCCGATGACCTCGCTGAACCCTTACATGCGCGTCGGAGAGCAACTGATGGAAGTGCTGATGCTGCATAAAAGCATGAGCAAAGCGGAGGCGTTTGACGAGTCGGTCAGAATGCTGGACGCGGTCAAAATGCCGGAAGCGCGTAAGCGGATGAAGATGTTCCCGCATGAATTTTCCGGTGGTATGCGCCAGCGCGTGATGATCGCAATGGCGCTGCTGTGCAGGCCGAAGTTACTGATTGCCGACGAACCGACGACCGCGCTGGACGTCACCGTACAGGCGCAAATCATGACGCTTCTGAATGAACTGAAGCGTGAATTTAACACCGCAATCATCATGATTACCCACGATCTTGGGGTTGTGGCCGGTATCTGCGACAAAGTACTGGTGATGTATGCCGGTCGGACTATGGAATACGGTAATGCCCGCGATGTCTTTTATCAGCCCGTTCATCCGTATTCGATTGGCCTGCTGAACGCAGTGCCGCGTCTGGATGGTGAAGGCGAAGAGATGCTGACTATTCCGGGAAACCCGCCCAACTTACTGCGTCTGCCGAAAGGCTGTCCGTTTCAGCCGCGTTGCCCTCATGCGATGGAGATTTGCAGCACCGCGCCGCCGCTGGAAGAGTTCAGTCCAGGACGTCTGCGCGCCTGCTTTAAACCGGTGGAGGATCTGGCATGA
- the oppF gene encoding murein tripeptide/oligopeptide ABC transporter ATP binding protein OppF, with product MNAVDEKRKVLLEIADLKVHFDIKDGKQWFWQPSKTLKAVDGVTLRLYEGETLGVVGESGCGKSTFARAIIGLVKATEGRVAWLGKDLPGMKPDEWRDVRSDIQMIFQDPLASLNPRMTIGEIIAEPLRTYHPKLSRQDVRDRVKAMMMKVGLLPNLINRYPHEFSGGQCQRIGIARALILEPKLIICDEPVSALDVSIQAQVVNLLQQLQREMGLSLIFIAHDLAVVKHISDRVLVMYLGHAVELGTYDEVYHNPLHPYTKALMSAVPIPDPDLEKNKTIQLLEGELPSPINPPSGCVFRTRCPIAGPECAKTRPVLEGSFRHAVSCLKVDPL from the coding sequence ATGAACGCTGTTGATGAAAAACGTAAAGTCCTCCTGGAAATCGCCGATCTGAAGGTGCATTTCGACATTAAAGATGGCAAGCAGTGGTTCTGGCAGCCCTCGAAAACCCTGAAGGCAGTCGATGGCGTGACGCTGCGGCTGTATGAAGGGGAGACGCTGGGTGTCGTTGGTGAATCTGGCTGTGGGAAATCGACCTTTGCCCGGGCCATTATCGGACTGGTAAAAGCAACCGAAGGGCGGGTGGCATGGTTAGGTAAAGACCTGCCGGGAATGAAACCCGATGAATGGCGCGACGTGCGCAGCGATATTCAGATGATTTTCCAGGATCCGCTGGCGTCGCTGAATCCGCGCATGACCATTGGTGAAATCATTGCTGAACCGCTGCGGACCTATCATCCGAAGCTGTCGCGTCAGGATGTGCGCGATCGGGTAAAAGCGATGATGATGAAGGTGGGTTTGCTGCCAAACCTGATCAACCGCTACCCGCATGAGTTTTCGGGCGGACAGTGCCAGCGTATCGGGATTGCCCGGGCGTTGATTCTGGAGCCGAAGCTGATCATCTGTGATGAGCCGGTTTCCGCACTGGACGTGTCGATTCAGGCGCAGGTCGTCAATCTGCTGCAGCAGCTTCAGCGGGAGATGGGACTGTCGCTGATCTTCATTGCCCATGACCTGGCGGTCGTAAAACATATCTCCGACCGCGTGCTGGTGATGTATCTGGGCCATGCCGTGGAGCTGGGAACCTATGATGAGGTTTACCACAACCCGCTGCACCCCTACACCAAAGCGCTGATGTCGGCAGTGCCGATTCCCGATCCCGATCTGGAAAAGAACAAGACGATTCAGTTACTGGAAGGGGAATTGCCGTCACCGATTAACCCGCCGTCAGGCTGCGTATTCCGCACCCGTTGTCCCATTGCCGGGCCCGAGTGTGCGAAAACGCGCCCGGTACTGGAAGGTAGTTTCCGGCATGCCGTATCCTGCCTTAAGGTAGACCCGTTATAA
- a CDS encoding transporter, which yields MSFSLSSLRGRVYHRLFDLNTRSGRRVEGLCALFALLSVLIIFIESGIGTQYHLTFDEWHIFVWLELFVTLVFTLEYFLRLVSWPNPAKYVFSFWGLIDLATILPLYVMWLWPEISLNYVFAWRAMRAIRILRILKLLRFMPSLRVFWQAILSARHQLILFYSFIGIVMIIFGTLMYLIEGPEYGFTTLNASVYWAIVTVTTVGYGDITPHTPLGRVVASALILIGYSVIAIPTGLITTHMSIAFQKRSQQRKCPQCQQSQHEHSAKFCNHCGSKLPD from the coding sequence GTGTCGTTTTCATTGTCATCACTTCGCGGGCGGGTTTATCACCGTTTGTTCGACCTGAATACCCGTTCAGGCCGACGGGTTGAGGGATTATGTGCACTGTTCGCGCTACTCAGCGTGCTGATTATTTTTATTGAGTCGGGCATTGGCACGCAATATCACCTGACATTTGATGAGTGGCATATTTTCGTCTGGCTCGAACTCTTCGTCACGCTGGTTTTTACGCTGGAATATTTTCTGCGTTTAGTGAGCTGGCCGAATCCGGCGAAATATGTCTTCAGCTTCTGGGGCCTGATTGATTTAGCCACCATTCTGCCCTTGTATGTGATGTGGCTGTGGCCGGAAATCAGCCTTAATTACGTTTTTGCCTGGCGGGCGATGCGGGCCATTCGTATTTTGCGGATCCTGAAGTTACTGCGCTTTATGCCTTCGCTACGGGTGTTCTGGCAGGCGATTCTGAGCGCCAGACATCAGCTGATTCTGTTTTATTCGTTTATCGGCATTGTGATGATTATTTTCGGCACGCTGATGTATCTCATCGAAGGGCCGGAATATGGATTTACCACGCTGAATGCGTCGGTCTACTGGGCGATTGTTACGGTTACGACAGTCGGGTACGGCGATATTACGCCTCACACCCCGTTGGGGCGAGTCGTGGCGTCAGCACTGATTCTGATTGGCTACTCGGTGATTGCGATCCCCACCGGATTGATCACCACCCATATGAGCATCGCGTTTCAAAAGCGAAGTCAGCAGCGGAAATGCCCGCAGTGTCAGCAAAGCCAGCACGAACATAGCGCGAAGTTTTGTAACCATTGCGGTAGTAAACTACCGGACTAA
- a CDS encoding DUF440 family protein: MDMDLNNRLTEDETLEQAYDIFLELAADNLDPADIILFNLQFEERGGAELFDPSEDWQEHVDYDLNPDFFAEVVIGLADSEDGEINDIFARVLLCREKDHKLCHILWRE, encoded by the coding sequence ATGGATATGGATCTGAACAATCGCCTGACTGAAGACGAAACGCTTGAGCAGGCTTACGATATTTTTCTCGAACTGGCGGCCGACAACCTCGATCCGGCGGACATTATTTTGTTCAACCTGCAGTTTGAGGAACGCGGCGGCGCGGAGTTATTTGACCCGTCAGAAGACTGGCAGGAGCATGTTGATTACGACCTGAACCCTGACTTCTTTGCCGAAGTGGTGATTGGTCTGGCGGACAGCGAAGATGGCGAGATCAACGATATTTTTGCTCGCGTACTGCTGTGTCGCGAAAAAGATCACAAGCTCTGCCATATTCTCTGGCGCGAGTAA
- the cls gene encoding cardiolipin synthase has translation MTTFYTVVSWLVILGYWVLIACVTLRILMKRRAVPSAMAWLLIIYILPLVGIIAYLSFGELHLGKRRAERARAMWPSTAKWLNDLKACKHIFAEENSSVAASLFKLCERRQGIAGVKGNQLQLLTDSDDVMQALIRDIQLARHNIEMVFYIWQPGGMADQVAESLMAAARRGIHCRLMLDSAGSVAFFRSPWAAMMRNAGIEVVEALKVNLFRVFLRRMDLRQHRKMVMIDNYIAYTGSMNMVDPRFFKQDAGVGQWVDLMARMEGPVATAMGIVYSCDWEIETGKRILPPPPDVNIMPFEEASGHTIHTIASGPGFPEDLIHQALLTAAYSAREYLIMTTPYFVPSDDLLHAICTAAQRGVDVSIILPRKNDSLLVGWASRAFFTELLAAGVKIYQFEGGLLHTKSVLVDGELSLVGTVNLDMRSLWLNFEITLVIDDVGFGGDLAAVQDDYISRSRLLDASLWVKRPLWQRITERLFYFFSPLL, from the coding sequence ATGACAACCTTCTACACGGTGGTGAGTTGGCTGGTCATTCTGGGCTACTGGGTGCTCATTGCCTGTGTAACATTACGTATTTTAATGAAACGCCGTGCGGTTCCCTCCGCGATGGCCTGGCTGTTGATCATTTACATTCTGCCGTTGGTCGGAATTATTGCTTATTTATCCTTCGGGGAACTCCATTTAGGCAAACGCCGGGCCGAGCGCGCCCGCGCAATGTGGCCGTCCACCGCGAAGTGGCTGAACGATCTCAAAGCCTGCAAACACATCTTTGCCGAGGAGAACAGCAGCGTTGCCGCTTCGCTGTTCAAACTCTGTGAGCGCCGCCAGGGCATCGCTGGCGTCAAGGGCAACCAACTTCAGTTGCTCACCGATTCTGATGATGTGATGCAGGCGCTAATCCGCGATATCCAGCTCGCGCGACATAACATCGAGATGGTGTTCTATATCTGGCAACCCGGCGGCATGGCGGATCAGGTTGCGGAATCTCTGATGGCTGCCGCACGACGCGGGATCCATTGCCGCTTGATGCTCGACTCTGCCGGCAGCGTCGCCTTCTTCCGCAGTCCCTGGGCAGCAATGATGCGCAACGCCGGTATCGAAGTGGTTGAGGCGCTGAAGGTCAATCTGTTCCGTGTGTTCCTGCGCCGTATGGACCTGCGTCAACACCGTAAAATGGTAATGATCGACAACTATATTGCCTATACCGGCAGCATGAATATGGTTGACCCGCGCTTTTTCAAACAGGATGCGGGAGTGGGTCAATGGGTGGATCTGATGGCGCGAATGGAAGGTCCGGTCGCCACCGCGATGGGCATCGTCTATTCCTGCGACTGGGAGATTGAAACCGGCAAACGGATCCTGCCTCCGCCGCCGGACGTCAACATCATGCCGTTCGAAGAGGCCAGCGGACACACCATTCATACCATCGCGTCTGGCCCAGGCTTTCCGGAAGATCTGATACACCAGGCGCTACTGACTGCGGCCTATTCGGCGCGTGAATATTTGATCATGACCACCCCCTATTTCGTGCCGAGCGACGATTTACTGCACGCCATCTGTACGGCGGCGCAGCGCGGGGTGGACGTCAGCATTATTCTGCCGCGCAAGAATGATTCGCTGTTGGTCGGCTGGGCCAGCCGCGCCTTCTTTACCGAACTGCTGGCGGCAGGAGTGAAAATCTATCAGTTTGAAGGCGGTCTGCTGCATACCAAGAGCGTACTGGTCGATGGTGAACTCAGTCTGGTCGGGACCGTGAACCTCGACATGCGCAGCCTGTGGCTTAACTTTGAGATCACACTGGTCATTGATGACGTCGGATTCGGCGGCGATCTGGCTGCCGTGCAGGACGATTACATCTCCCGTTCCCGGCTGCTGGACGCGAGTTTGTGGGTAAAACGGCCACTCTGGCAGCGGATCACCGAGCGACTGTTTTACTTCTTCAGCCCGTTGCTGTAA
- a CDS encoding YciY family protein: MKRSRTEVGRWRMLRQASRRKARWLEGQSRRNMRIHSIRKCVLNQQRNSLLFAIHNL, from the coding sequence ATGAAGCGGAGTAGAACGGAAGTGGGGCGCTGGCGGATGCTGCGTCAGGCCAGTCGCCGTAAAGCGCGTTGGCTTGAGGGGCAGTCGCGTCGGAATATGCGCATCCACTCAATCAGAAAGTGTGTCCTGAATCAGCAGCGTAATTCGCTGTTGTTTGCGATCCACAACCTCTGA
- a CDS encoding YciI family protein, which yields MLYVIYAQDNQNSLEKRLSVRPAHLARLQLLHDEGRLLTAGPMPAVDSNDPGAAGFTGSTVIAEFDSLEEAKSWAEADPYVAAGVYAQVSVKPFKKTF from the coding sequence GTGCTTTATGTCATCTACGCGCAAGATAATCAAAACTCACTTGAAAAGCGTCTTTCCGTCCGCCCCGCTCATCTGGCGCGACTGCAGTTGCTCCACGACGAAGGACGTCTCCTGACCGCGGGCCCAATGCCTGCTGTCGATAGCAACGATCCGGGTGCGGCAGGTTTTACCGGCTCCACGGTTATTGCTGAATTTGACTCACTGGAAGAGGCGAAATCCTGGGCGGAGGCCGACCCCTATGTCGCCGCCGGGGTTTACGCGCAGGTTTCGGTGAAACCCTTCAAGAAGACGTTCTGA
- the tonB gene encoding TonB system transport protein TonB translates to MTLDLPRRFPWPTLLSVGIHGALVAGLLYTSVHQVIELPAPAQPISVTMVSPADLEPPQAVQPPPEPVVEPEPEPIPEPPKEAPVIIEKPKPKPKPKPKPVKKVQEQPKRDVKPAEPRQTSPFENTAPARPTTSTAPATSKPTVSVPAGPRALTRNQPQYPARAQALRIEGRVKVKFDVTSDGRVDNVQIVSAQPANMFEREVKNAMRRWRYEAGKPGSGLVVNIVFRLNGTTQIE, encoded by the coding sequence ATGACCCTTGATTTACCTCGTCGCTTTCCCTGGCCGACGTTACTTTCCGTTGGCATTCATGGCGCTTTAGTGGCGGGACTCTTGTATACCTCAGTACATCAGGTTATTGAACTGCCAGCCCCTGCGCAGCCTATCTCCGTAACGATGGTTTCGCCAGCCGACCTGGAACCGCCACAGGCGGTTCAGCCGCCGCCGGAACCGGTGGTCGAGCCTGAACCTGAGCCGATTCCCGAACCGCCTAAAGAGGCTCCGGTTATTATCGAGAAGCCGAAGCCTAAACCTAAGCCAAAACCGAAGCCGGTGAAAAAGGTGCAGGAGCAGCCGAAGCGTGATGTTAAACCTGCCGAGCCGCGCCAGACGTCACCGTTTGAGAATACCGCGCCTGCGCGTCCGACGACCAGTACCGCACCGGCGACCAGCAAGCCGACGGTGAGCGTTCCGGCAGGTCCGCGTGCGTTGACGCGCAATCAGCCGCAGTATCCGGCGCGAGCCCAGGCATTGCGCATTGAGGGGCGGGTAAAAGTGAAATTTGACGTCACGTCTGACGGTCGGGTAGATAACGTACAAATCGTGTCAGCGCAACCGGCCAACATGTTTGAACGTGAAGTGAAAAATGCGATGCGCAGATGGCGCTATGAGGCCGGAAAACCGGGCTCAGGGTTGGTCGTGAATATTGTCTTCCGCCTGAACGGCACCACGCAAATCGAGTGA
- the yciA gene encoding acyl-CoA thioester hydrolase YciA — protein sequence MTTTTHAPQGELVLRTLAMPADTNANGDIFGGWLMSQMDIGGAIQAKEIAHGRVVTVRVEGMSFLRPVAVGDVVCCYARCVKRGTTSVSINIEVWVKKVASEPIGQRYKATEALFIYVAVDPDGKPRPLPAQ from the coding sequence ATGACAACAACAACTCACGCCCCACAGGGCGAACTGGTTTTACGCACACTGGCTATGCCTGCCGATACCAATGCGAACGGTGATATTTTTGGCGGCTGGCTGATGTCGCAGATGGATATTGGCGGTGCCATTCAGGCCAAGGAGATTGCCCATGGTCGCGTGGTGACCGTCCGCGTGGAAGGAATGAGCTTTCTGCGCCCGGTCGCAGTCGGCGACGTCGTGTGCTGCTATGCCCGCTGCGTGAAGCGTGGGACCACTTCCGTCAGTATCAATATTGAAGTCTGGGTGAAGAAAGTGGCGTCTGAGCCGATTGGCCAGCGCTACAAAGCGACAGAAGCGTTGTTCATCTACGTCGCGGTGGATCCGGACGGTAAACCCCGCCCGCTTCCGGCGCAATAA
- a CDS encoding TonB-dependent siderophore receptor: MNTITKISPRPLALLIATALSGNAFAADEVMNDGETMVVQATAEEALKQQPGVSIITAKDIEKSPPVNDLSDIIRTMPGVNLTGNSASGSRGNNRQIDIRGMGPENTLILIDGVPVTSRNSVRYSWRGERDTRGDTNWVPAEMVERIEVLRGPAAARYGSGAAGGVVNIITKQPTNDWHGSLSLYTNQPENSKEGATKRANFNLSGPLIDDILTMRLYGNINKTDADAADINTQQNGSYAAGREGVRNKDINALLSWKLTPQQIVDFDYSYSRQGNIYAGDTQYSNSNVSPDGLVSSLYGDETNRMYRQSWGLTHNGIWDWGQSKFGVYYEKTNNTRMQEGSTGRVEGMINNTEYATSRLESYRSSGELNIPLFWLVDQTLTLGAEWNRDELNDPASMQATSASGVQIGNVSGDASSRSTKNSATLTGIYLEDNIEARPGTDIIPGIRFDYHDEFGSNWSPSLNMSQELGNLFKLKAGIARVFKAPNLYQSSEGYLLSTRGNGCPNNIATGSCYLLGNPDLDPEISINKEIGLEFTYSGWDAGITWFRNDYKNKIVSGTDIIGYASNGNNILQWENGGKAIVEGLEGNVVIPLVPETLNWRTNATYMIKSENKDTGNPLSVIPKYTINTLLDWQVNDKLSTQLQWTQYGRQKPREYAETRNETGAMSDKEIGAYAIVGLGANYQMTKNLRLNAGISNLFDKQIYRENDGASTYNEPGRAYYAGVTMSF; the protein is encoded by the coding sequence ATGAATACGATAACAAAAATCTCGCCGCGCCCTCTGGCGCTTTTGATTGCCACAGCATTAAGCGGAAATGCATTCGCTGCAGACGAAGTCATGAACGACGGCGAAACGATGGTCGTCCAGGCCACCGCCGAAGAAGCCCTCAAACAACAACCCGGTGTTTCTATCATCACCGCCAAAGACATTGAAAAATCCCCGCCGGTCAACGATCTCTCCGATATCATTCGCACCATGCCAGGCGTGAACCTGACAGGCAACAGCGCCAGCGGGAGCCGGGGCAATAATCGTCAGATTGACATTCGCGGCATGGGGCCGGAAAACACGCTGATCCTGATTGACGGCGTACCGGTCACTTCACGCAATTCCGTACGCTATAGCTGGCGCGGCGAGCGCGATACGCGTGGCGACACGAACTGGGTACCTGCGGAGATGGTCGAACGTATTGAAGTCCTGCGCGGCCCGGCGGCGGCGCGTTACGGTTCTGGTGCGGCAGGCGGCGTGGTAAATATCATCACCAAACAGCCGACGAACGACTGGCATGGCTCGCTGTCTCTTTATACCAATCAGCCTGAGAACAGCAAAGAAGGCGCCACCAAACGTGCGAACTTCAATCTGAGCGGCCCGCTCATTGATGACATTCTCACCATGCGCCTGTACGGCAATATCAATAAAACCGATGCCGATGCGGCGGATATTAATACCCAGCAAAATGGATCCTATGCCGCAGGACGTGAAGGGGTGCGCAATAAAGACATCAACGCCCTGCTCTCCTGGAAACTGACGCCACAGCAAATTGTTGATTTTGACTACAGCTACAGCCGTCAGGGCAATATCTATGCCGGAGATACGCAGTACAGCAACAGCAACGTCAGTCCTGACGGGTTAGTCAGTTCGCTCTATGGTGACGAAACCAACCGGATGTATCGCCAGTCATGGGGGCTGACGCATAACGGCATCTGGGACTGGGGACAGTCTAAATTTGGCGTGTATTACGAAAAAACCAACAATACCCGGATGCAGGAAGGCTCGACCGGTAGAGTGGAAGGGATGATCAATAACACTGAATACGCCACCAGCCGCCTGGAATCTTATCGTTCTTCCGGAGAACTCAACATCCCGCTTTTCTGGCTGGTTGATCAAACCCTGACGCTGGGTGCGGAATGGAACCGTGATGAACTTAACGACCCGGCATCGATGCAGGCTACCAGCGCATCCGGTGTGCAGATTGGCAATGTCTCCGGTGACGCGTCCAGCCGCAGCACCAAAAATAGCGCCACGCTTACCGGTATCTATCTTGAAGATAATATCGAAGCGCGGCCGGGCACAGATATTATTCCGGGGATCCGTTTTGACTATCACGACGAATTTGGCAGCAACTGGAGCCCCAGTCTGAATATGTCGCAGGAACTGGGCAATCTGTTCAAACTGAAAGCCGGGATTGCGCGCGTCTTTAAAGCGCCAAACCTGTACCAATCCAGCGAGGGATATTTGCTCTCCACGCGCGGCAACGGTTGCCCGAATAATATCGCCACTGGCAGCTGTTATCTGCTGGGTAATCCGGATCTGGACCCGGAAATCAGTATCAACAAAGAAATCGGCCTTGAATTTACTTACTCAGGCTGGGATGCGGGAATCACCTGGTTCCGTAACGATTATAAAAACAAGATCGTCTCCGGGACCGATATTATCGGTTACGCTTCCAACGGGAATAATATCCTGCAATGGGAAAATGGCGGCAAAGCGATTGTTGAAGGCCTGGAAGGCAACGTGGTGATTCCGCTGGTACCGGAGACGTTAAACTGGCGCACCAACGCGACGTATATGATCAAATCCGAGAACAAGGACACCGGTAACCCGCTCTCTGTGATCCCCAAATACACCATCAATACCCTGCTCGACTGGCAGGTGAATGATAAGTTGTCCACCCAGTTACAGTGGACGCAGTATGGTCGACAAAAACCACGCGAGTACGCTGAAACGCGTAACGAAACGGGTGCCATGTCGGATAAAGAGATTGGCGCTTATGCGATTGTTGGTCTCGGTGCCAACTACCAGATGACGAAAAACCTGCGTCTGAACGCCGGGATCAGTAACCTGTTCGACAAGCAAATCTATCGTGAAAACGACGGAGCCTCCACGTATAACGAACCCGGGCGCGCTTACTATGCAGGCGTGACGATGTCATTCTAA
- a CDS encoding septation protein A produces the protein MKQFLDFLPLVVFFVFYKVYDIYAATSALIVATAIVLIYSWVRYRKVEKMALITFVLVAVFGGLTIFFHNDEFIKWKVTVIYGLFAGALLVSQWIMKKPLIQRMLGKELTLPQPVWSKLNLAWAIFFILCGLANIYIAFWLPQNIWVNFKVFGLTALTLIFTLLSGVYIYRHLPQEDKS, from the coding sequence ATGAAGCAGTTTCTTGATTTTTTACCGCTGGTTGTCTTCTTTGTCTTTTACAAAGTGTATGACATCTATGCGGCCACCTCGGCGCTCATTGTCGCAACGGCGATCGTGCTCATCTACAGTTGGGTTCGCTATCGTAAAGTTGAGAAAATGGCGCTGATCACCTTTGTGCTGGTTGCCGTGTTCGGTGGTCTGACTATCTTCTTCCATAACGATGAATTTATTAAATGGAAGGTGACCGTAATTTACGGCCTGTTTGCGGGTGCGTTACTGGTAAGCCAGTGGATCATGAAAAAACCGCTGATCCAGCGCATGCTGGGTAAAGAACTGACGCTTCCGCAACCGGTCTGGTCGAAGCTCAACCTCGCGTGGGCTATCTTCTTTATCCTGTGTGGACTTGCCAATATCTACATTGCATTCTGGCTGCCGCAAAATATCTGGGTGAACTTTAAAGTGTTCGGCCTCACTGCACTGACGCTGATCTTTACCCTGCTGAGCGGCGTCTATATCTATCGTCATCTCCCGCAAGAAGACAAATCGTAA